Proteins encoded in a region of the Alphaproteobacteria bacterium genome:
- a CDS encoding UbiH/UbiF/VisC/COQ6 family ubiquinone biosynthesis hydroxylase: MNQSDKVDVIVVGAGHSGLTMAYILGLYGLSVAVIDQGTLAMKKQQDQDRRTTALSYSTMQLYEAIGLADSLKKKSCPILDIRVSDKNSFFYVHFDHEQRGKGPMGWITENVVLSRELIDRLVLLDNIRVIENASIESIETDTAGAAVHLKSGARVKGSLLIGADGKNSYCRKAAKIGVQDYKYDQKALICTIKHTKPHHNYAVEYFFPNGPFALLPMCNNRMSVVWAEPSVLADDYVKRSPEQILGLLSQKITMDLGEISIEGKVASYPLSLSFAETYVAPSLALIGDAAHGVHPLAGQGFNLGVRDVAVLAEEIVKAKRLGLHIGSLNVLETFEQARRFDNGVMIFATDFLNRLFSNQNSVLRRIRNIGFWAVERTQVAHQFFMAEAMGDFGSLPLLLQGKSL; the protein is encoded by the coding sequence ATGAATCAATCAGATAAAGTTGATGTTATTGTTGTGGGTGCAGGACATTCAGGTCTCACAATGGCCTATATTCTTGGCCTATATGGTCTATCTGTTGCGGTGATTGATCAAGGCACTTTAGCAATGAAAAAGCAGCAAGATCAAGACCGCAGAACAACGGCTCTATCTTATTCAACGATGCAATTATATGAAGCTATTGGTTTGGCAGATAGTCTTAAAAAAAAATCTTGCCCAATTTTAGATATTCGCGTGTCTGATAAAAATTCATTTTTCTATGTTCATTTTGATCATGAGCAACGTGGGAAAGGTCCAATGGGTTGGATTACTGAAAATGTTGTGCTGAGTCGTGAGTTGATTGATCGGCTTGTTTTGCTGGACAACATACGTGTGATTGAAAATGCCAGTATTGAATCTATTGAAACAGATACGGCAGGGGCTGCTGTTCATTTGAAATCAGGTGCGCGTGTTAAAGGATCGCTCTTGATTGGTGCAGATGGTAAAAATTCTTATTGTCGCAAAGCTGCAAAAATCGGAGTTCAAGACTATAAATATGATCAAAAAGCGCTGATTTGTACAATCAAACATACAAAACCACATCATAATTATGCTGTTGAATATTTTTTCCCCAATGGGCCATTTGCCTTATTGCCAATGTGCAATAATCGCATGTCAGTTGTTTGGGCAGAGCCATCAGTCCTTGCGGATGATTATGTGAAAAGAAGCCCAGAGCAAATTTTAGGTCTTTTATCTCAAAAAATCACCATGGATTTAGGAGAGATATCAATCGAAGGCAAGGTTGCTTCTTATCCTCTGTCCTTATCTTTTGCAGAAACTTATGTTGCCCCATCGCTTGCTTTGATCGGGGATGCTGCCCATGGTGTTCATCCTCTTGCAGGACAGGGATTTAACTTGGGTGTTCGGGATGTTGCTGTTTTAGCGGAAGAGATTGTGAAAGCAAAAAGACTGGGTTTGCATATTGGAAGTTTAAATGTGTTAGAGACATTCGAGCAAGCACGGCGCTTTGATAATGGTGTGATGATTTTTGCAACTGATTTCCTGAATCGTTTGTTTTCGAATCAAAATTCAGTTTTGCGACGCATCAGAAATATTGGCTTTTGGGCTGTTGAAAGAACGCAAGTTGCGCATCAATTCTTTATGGCAGAGGCTATGGGTGATTTTGGTTCTTTGCCATTGCTATTGCAGGGCAAATCACTTTAA
- a CDS encoding ATP-binding protein has protein sequence MFIRDITTILKRLVTLFPIIGITGPRQSGKTTLAKLLFPDLPYVSLENLDIRMQAEGDPRAFLKLYQNGAIFDEVQHVPSLLSYLQGIVDEDPRKGRFVITGSQNFALSSAISQTLSGRIGMLTLLPLSLHEIGQNLEPHVAIFKGGYPGLHQSKMHSLDFYPSYIQTYIERDVRQLKKIENLGRFQNFLKLCAGRVGQLVNFSSLAQDAGISHVTAREWLTILEASYIVFTLQPFHQNFNKRLIKMPKLYFYDTGLACILLGLENEDQIKTHYLKGALFENLMILEVLKGRMNQGLPSNLYFWRDQTGHEVDLIGEWGGLIHAIEIKYGETFQEGYIKNLKYFIRLCEEQRKGSAAGYLVYSGAQEGQYSDVHLTPFTKICQNIIQELRTGA, from the coding sequence ATGTTTATACGCGATATAACAACTATACTTAAGCGATTAGTGACTCTTTTTCCAATTATAGGCATAACTGGCCCTAGACAATCTGGGAAGACGACACTGGCAAAATTATTGTTTCCGGATTTGCCTTATGTATCTCTAGAAAATTTAGATATTAGAATGCAAGCAGAAGGAGATCCAAGAGCTTTTTTAAAGCTATATCAAAATGGAGCTATTTTTGATGAAGTCCAACATGTGCCTTCGCTATTATCTTACTTGCAGGGGATTGTAGACGAGGATCCTCGAAAAGGACGCTTTGTGATTACAGGGTCTCAGAATTTTGCTTTGAGTTCAGCTATTTCTCAAACTCTATCTGGACGGATTGGTATGTTGACATTGTTACCTTTGAGTCTTCATGAGATTGGTCAAAATTTAGAGCCTCATGTAGCAATTTTTAAAGGTGGGTACCCAGGACTTCATCAATCAAAAATGCATTCATTAGACTTTTATCCAAGTTACATTCAAACCTATATTGAACGCGATGTTAGGCAGTTGAAAAAAATTGAAAACTTGGGACGTTTCCAGAATTTCTTAAAATTATGTGCAGGACGTGTTGGTCAGCTTGTCAATTTTTCGTCTTTGGCCCAAGACGCCGGTATCTCGCACGTAACTGCTAGAGAATGGCTCACAATTCTTGAGGCGAGTTATATCGTTTTTACTTTACAGCCATTTCATCAAAATTTTAACAAGCGATTGATCAAAATGCCCAAGCTTTATTTTTATGATACAGGTTTGGCTTGTATACTATTGGGGCTTGAAAATGAAGATCAGATTAAGACTCACTATTTGAAGGGAGCTCTTTTTGAGAATTTAATGATTCTCGAAGTTTTAAAAGGAAGAATGAACCAGGGATTGCCTTCAAATCTTTATTTTTGGCGAGATCAGACTGGACATGAGGTTGATTTGATTGGAGAGTGGGGAGGCCTCATTCACGCTATTGAGATTAAATATGGCGAGACTTTTCAAGAGGGCTACATTAAGAACTTGAAATATTTTATACGACTTTGCGAAGAACAAAGAAAGGGATCCGCAGCGGGGTATCTTGTTTATAGCGGTGCTCAAGAGGGGCAATATTCAGATGTTCATTTAACGCCATTTACTAAAATATGTCAGAACATAATACAAGAATTACGAACAGGAGCATAA
- a CDS encoding VanZ family protein has translation MKKILIILMFLIAYGSLYPFDFSMPVIKSDMEISVFFATLAGYSKGDLLQNVLLFLPFGFIGPFLRSSSGKRLPDFVYAVVFLSFGFMFAIFVQILQIYVPSRIPGLGDALVNLAGSIMGYIGGLIFKKHAESVHTELRASDIFIMVLLSSWVSYKLFPFIPTFDWQNMKDSLKPLLLNPDFEILSFVGNTISVYLIGYLFHKSSMKQPTLYYVFFVYIVLGLQIFFIDVDISINEVLGAIVAMILWFGSAAYVRAHHALLVCLFTAMLVFYFLYPFEWLMHYHSFSFVPFSGFLTGSIEVNFLNLFLKLFLYGGLLKILWDIPLKPFTALMAASFIVGGIEFLQIFMSAEHTPEITDPLLVVIIYYLTPKTNQIIRFAPKTSA, from the coding sequence ATGAAAAAAATTCTGATCATTCTGATGTTTTTAATTGCCTATGGATCATTGTATCCATTTGATTTTTCGATGCCTGTGATTAAGTCAGATATGGAAATTTCTGTTTTTTTTGCAACCCTTGCAGGATATAGCAAAGGAGATTTACTTCAGAATGTTCTTTTGTTTCTACCTTTTGGTTTTATTGGGCCTTTTTTAAGATCATCGTCAGGGAAAAGATTGCCAGATTTCGTCTATGCCGTTGTCTTTTTAAGCTTTGGTTTTATGTTTGCGATTTTTGTTCAAATTTTGCAGATCTATGTGCCGAGTAGAATACCAGGTCTTGGTGATGCTCTTGTGAATTTAGCAGGAAGTATTATGGGTTACATTGGTGGCCTCATCTTTAAAAAACATGCTGAATCTGTCCATACAGAACTGCGTGCAAGTGATATCTTCATCATGGTTTTGTTAAGCTCATGGGTTTCTTATAAATTATTCCCTTTTATCCCAACCTTTGATTGGCAAAATATGAAAGATAGTTTGAAGCCCCTGTTACTCAATCCGGATTTTGAAATATTGAGTTTTGTTGGCAATACAATTTCGGTCTATTTGATAGGGTATTTGTTCCATAAATCGAGTATGAAACAACCCACACTCTATTATGTTTTCTTTGTCTATATTGTGCTTGGTTTGCAGATCTTTTTCATTGATGTTGATATCTCAATCAATGAAGTTTTGGGTGCGATTGTGGCGATGATTCTGTGGTTTGGATCCGCTGCTTATGTGAGAGCACATCATGCTTTGTTGGTGTGTTTATTTACAGCAATGTTGGTCTTTTATTTTCTGTATCCTTTTGAGTGGTTAATGCATTATCATTCTTTTTCATTTGTGCCTTTTTCAGGATTTTTGACTGGGAGCATTGAGGTCAATTTTCTCAACCTCTTTTTGAAATTGTTTCTGTATGGTGGTCTTTTGAAAATTTTATGGGATATCCCTCTGAAGCCTTTTACAGCGCTGATGGCGGCTAGCTTTATTGTAGGCGGGATAGAATTTTTGCAAATCTTTATGAGTGCAGAACATACGCCTGAAATTACCGATCCGCTGTTGGTTGTGATCATCTATTATCTAACACCTAAGACAAATCAGATTATTCGCTTTGCTCCAAAAACATCAGCTTAG
- a CDS encoding aminotransferase class I/II-fold pyridoxal phosphate-dependent enzyme has translation MTTALISPTIESLKDYPFERLRQLLAPIDPKPVNFTLGDMVDVSIGEPRHTPPELINIAIQKASHLWGKYPPVEGTDEFQESIKTYLDRHFGFDENIIKLKNMILPVSGTREGLFLAAQLAAGVKKSKGDTYALMPNPFYTVYEAASKLAGIQPYFLPTTKENDFLPNLDAIPVDILEKTVIFYICTPSNPQGKAADLLYLMKLLKLAREYRFILVSDECYNELYNEISPVSALQAAIELNQADDYTDCFANLLVFHSLSKRSSAPGLRSGFVCGDPNLIAPFAKLRRYGHAGMPLPLMKASAALWLDDEHVQENRRLYQEKFDLAEQILGEKIDYKRPDGGFFIWLEVPDAEAITKQLWQNHKIKVLPGNYITRPDTNGHNIGNSYIRIALVHDLKITEYVCENLKNLL, from the coding sequence ATGACAACGGCACTCATCTCTCCCACAATTGAATCTTTAAAAGATTATCCTTTTGAGCGCCTCAGACAATTACTCGCCCCGATTGATCCCAAACCTGTTAATTTCACCCTTGGTGATATGGTTGATGTATCGATTGGTGAGCCGCGTCATACCCCTCCTGAACTCATCAATATAGCTATTCAAAAAGCCTCTCATCTTTGGGGAAAATATCCTCCCGTTGAAGGCACAGATGAATTTCAAGAAAGCATCAAAACCTATCTTGATCGCCACTTTGGATTCGATGAAAATATCATCAAGCTCAAAAATATGATCTTACCAGTCAGCGGTACAAGAGAGGGACTTTTTCTAGCGGCTCAACTGGCTGCAGGCGTCAAAAAATCAAAGGGCGACACTTATGCTCTTATGCCAAACCCATTCTACACCGTCTATGAGGCCGCCTCTAAGCTTGCAGGGATTCAACCTTACTTTTTGCCAACCACCAAAGAAAATGATTTTCTACCCAATCTAGATGCTATTCCCGTTGATATTCTTGAAAAAACCGTTATTTTCTATATTTGCACACCTTCAAACCCTCAGGGGAAGGCTGCAGATCTGCTCTATCTCATGAAGCTTCTTAAACTCGCCAGAGAGTATCGATTCATTCTTGTCTCTGATGAATGTTACAATGAGCTTTATAATGAAATTTCTCCCGTAAGCGCTCTTCAAGCTGCAATAGAACTCAATCAAGCCGATGATTATACAGATTGCTTCGCAAACTTACTTGTTTTTCATTCACTCTCTAAAAGATCAAGTGCACCTGGACTGAGATCAGGTTTTGTATGTGGAGATCCTAATTTAATTGCTCCCTTTGCCAAGCTTCGTCGTTATGGACATGCTGGCATGCCCTTACCTTTGATGAAAGCTTCTGCGGCCCTTTGGCTTGATGATGAGCATGTTCAAGAAAATCGCAGACTCTATCAGGAAAAATTTGATCTTGCTGAACAAATTCTCGGGGAAAAGATAGATTACAAAAGACCTGATGGCGGTTTTTTCATCTGGCTTGAAGTCCCCGATGCAGAGGCCATCACCAAGCAATTATGGCAGAATCATAAAATCAAAGTCTTGCCTGGCAATTACATAACCAGACCCGATACAAATGGTCACAATATTGGAAACTCCTACATCCGTATCGCTCTTGTTCATGATTTAAAGATCACTGAATATGTTTGCGAAAACCTTAAGAATCTATTATAA
- a CDS encoding outer membrane lipoprotein carrier protein LolA: MKKLITAALLFCLTLGNLPAIAASQSNDRDLNADVYMFTKSEQATLKQIEAKLNQITTLQSRFKQTNADGSEVMGTFYLSRPGKMRIEYDPPIKNFIVATGTFLVYWDDEMQQQSHTTIGSSLADIILRKEIRFGERLKLCGFETKGQLYKVCLTDSENQDQGTFSLFLDKTNFTLKQWTVEDLMGKLTTVNLLDPHYNVSFNDSIFRFTKPQQ, from the coding sequence ATGAAAAAATTAATCACAGCCGCCCTTCTCTTCTGTCTTACCCTTGGCAATCTTCCTGCAATTGCCGCAAGTCAATCAAATGACAGAGATCTGAATGCTGATGTCTATATGTTCACCAAATCAGAGCAAGCGACTTTAAAACAGATCGAAGCCAAGCTCAACCAGATCACAACATTACAAAGCAGATTCAAACAAACAAATGCTGATGGCAGTGAAGTTATGGGCACTTTCTATCTCTCTCGTCCTGGCAAAATGCGTATTGAATATGATCCGCCAATCAAAAATTTTATTGTTGCGACCGGCACTTTTCTGGTCTATTGGGATGATGAAATGCAACAGCAAAGCCATACAACCATTGGCTCAAGTCTTGCGGATATCATCTTACGCAAAGAGATCAGATTTGGTGAAAGACTCAAACTGTGTGGTTTTGAAACAAAGGGGCAGCTCTACAAAGTTTGCCTTACAGACAGCGAGAACCAAGACCAAGGAACTTTCTCTCTCTTTTTGGATAAGACAAATTTCACACTCAAACAATGGACCGTTGAAGATCTGATGGGCAAACTCACAACCGTGAATCTCTTAGATCCGCATTACAATGTCAGCTTTAATGATTCAATCTTCCGCTTCACAAAGCCCCAACAATAG
- a CDS encoding DNA translocase FtsK 4TM domain-containing protein, which produces MSFHLSFLKSRFVQKSISLALFSLSAFLILSFYSYNADDPSFSTANSQIVDPFIHNLMGWPGALLSDVMLQYIGFASYLFVILILTWSWQLWVADFEDWHFKDFTKRRLISFLFAFLFLSSAFYPWKSSLLPDNLSNGGMIGSVLFEEMVFQVNKIKTDPNLLLMQMIVLFIGFSLFIHASALTYKQWGNMILIWMNKIGILATHLFRFKSQVTDRVSSATGVLKEVMPQFKSSILTPQDEERSSYPERSMPYFEPISQGRKPLMAERPMEPAPPQARAKSIPVEQAPKAKAAPPVQTSFHFDDQVSSEYELPPLSLLQEAPIRHNKEGMLSEAELQDKARELEKVLYDFSIQGQIKKVSPGPVITLYEFEPAPGTKSSRIISLSDDIARTMGATSVRISVVAGENALGIELPNQTRETVYMRQMMESHEYRQSHQKLGLVLGKNISGQPIIADLAKMPHLLIAGTTGSGKSVGINTMILSLLFRHPPEKCRFIMIDPKMLELSVYDGIPHLLSPVVTDPKKAIMALKWAVREMEDRYRAMSRVGVRNIEGYNERLRLARERNEILTNRIQTGFDPDTGKPIFEEQPISLNELPYIVVIVDEMADLMLVAGKEIEATIQRLAQMARAAGIHIITATQRPSVDVITGTIKANFPTRISFYVTSKIDSRTILGEQGAEQLLGQGDMLYTPGGGRLIRVHGPFVSDREVEEVVKFLKAQGSPQYEDAVTEEPDNAMSGAGNSGGSSFSDAIFAGFDNSNDDNALYQQAIAIVKREKKASTSFVQRHLRIGYNRAASLIDKMEADGVISSANHVGKREVLISD; this is translated from the coding sequence ATGTCATTTCATCTGTCCTTTCTAAAATCTCGTTTTGTTCAAAAAAGCATTTCCTTGGCTCTTTTTAGCCTATCTGCCTTTTTAATTTTATCTTTTTACTCATACAATGCCGATGACCCTTCTTTTAGTACAGCAAACTCACAAATTGTAGATCCCTTTATCCACAATCTAATGGGCTGGCCTGGTGCTCTTTTGAGTGACGTAATGCTACAGTATATTGGCTTTGCTTCTTACCTTTTTGTCATTCTCATACTCACTTGGTCTTGGCAACTTTGGGTTGCAGACTTTGAAGACTGGCACTTTAAGGATTTTACAAAGAGAAGATTGATCTCTTTCCTTTTTGCATTTCTCTTTCTGTCTAGCGCCTTTTACCCCTGGAAATCTTCCTTGTTACCTGACAATCTCTCTAATGGTGGTATGATCGGATCAGTTCTATTCGAAGAAATGGTCTTTCAAGTCAATAAAATCAAAACAGATCCTAATCTACTCCTCATGCAGATGATCGTTCTCTTCATCGGATTTTCTCTTTTCATTCACGCATCCGCTTTAACTTACAAGCAATGGGGAAATATGATCCTCATCTGGATGAACAAAATTGGCATCTTGGCAACACACCTTTTCAGATTTAAATCACAAGTCACTGACCGTGTTTCTTCTGCAACAGGCGTTTTGAAAGAAGTCATGCCACAATTTAAAAGCTCGATTCTCACACCGCAAGATGAAGAGAGATCCTCTTACCCAGAACGTTCTATGCCTTACTTCGAGCCAATCTCACAAGGCCGCAAACCTCTGATGGCAGAAAGACCCATGGAACCTGCTCCCCCACAAGCCCGGGCAAAATCAATCCCTGTTGAGCAAGCACCAAAGGCAAAAGCTGCACCGCCTGTTCAAACCAGTTTCCATTTTGATGATCAAGTGTCATCTGAGTATGAACTACCTCCTTTAAGTCTTTTGCAGGAAGCTCCTATTCGACACAACAAAGAGGGCATGCTCTCAGAGGCTGAGCTTCAAGACAAGGCGCGTGAACTCGAAAAAGTTCTCTATGACTTCAGCATCCAAGGTCAAATCAAAAAAGTAAGCCCTGGCCCTGTCATTACGCTTTATGAGTTTGAGCCTGCTCCTGGTACAAAATCATCACGTATCATTAGTCTGTCTGATGACATTGCACGCACCATGGGCGCAACTTCCGTTCGTATTTCAGTTGTTGCTGGTGAAAATGCCTTAGGGATCGAGCTCCCAAATCAAACACGTGAAACTGTCTATATGCGTCAAATGATGGAATCACATGAATATCGTCAAAGCCACCAAAAGCTCGGCCTAGTCTTAGGAAAAAACATCAGTGGCCAGCCGATCATTGCTGACCTTGCTAAAATGCCTCACCTTTTGATTGCGGGGACGACAGGTTCCGGTAAATCTGTTGGTATCAATACAATGATTCTCTCACTGCTCTTTCGTCATCCGCCCGAGAAATGCCGCTTCATCATGATCGATCCAAAAATGCTTGAACTATCGGTCTATGATGGTATCCCGCATTTACTTTCTCCTGTTGTGACAGATCCTAAAAAAGCAATCATGGCGCTCAAATGGGCCGTCAGAGAAATGGAAGACAGGTATCGTGCTATGTCTCGTGTTGGTGTTCGAAACATTGAAGGTTATAATGAGAGACTTCGCCTTGCCCGTGAGCGCAATGAAATCCTAACCAACCGCATTCAAACAGGCTTTGATCCAGATACAGGCAAACCAATCTTTGAAGAACAACCGATCAGCCTCAACGAACTGCCATACATCGTCGTGATTGTTGATGAAATGGCTGACTTGATGCTTGTTGCTGGTAAAGAAATTGAAGCAACCATTCAGCGCCTTGCGCAAATGGCACGTGCTGCAGGGATTCACATTATCACAGCAACCCAACGACCATCCGTTGATGTCATCACCGGTACAATTAAAGCAAACTTCCCAACACGTATCAGCTTTTATGTAACATCTAAAATTGACTCTCGCACCATTTTAGGTGAACAGGGAGCAGAGCAGCTTCTTGGACAAGGCGATATGCTTTACACCCCAGGCGGTGGTCGCTTGATCCGTGTCCACGGACCATTTGTAAGCGACCGTGAAGTAGAAGAAGTTGTGAAATTCTTGAAAGCACAAGGCTCGCCGCAATATGAAGATGCTGTTACAGAAGAACCTGATAATGCGATGTCAGGCGCTGGAAACAGTGGAGGCTCATCCTTCTCTGATGCGATCTTTGCTGGCTTTGACAATAGCAATGATGACAATGCTCTCTATCAACAAGCAATCGCTATTGTGAAACGTGAAAAGAAAGCCTCAACAAGTTTCGTTCAAAGACACCTCCGAATTGGCTATAATAGAGCTGCTTCTCTCATTGATAAGATGGAAGCAGATGGCGTTATCAGCTCAGCCAATCACGTTGGCAAGCGCGAAGTTCTTATTTCAGATTAA